GTAATAGATGTATGGGACTATGAAAAATTACTTTTTCATCAAACGGACTTAATGGAGCGATTATGCCAGTACATGAAAGACGTCAACATTTTCGGATTGATGATCATTTATACTTCGATTATCGAATTGTAAACCCAGGAGAGTTCTGTTCCGACATCGCACTAACTAATCAGTTGTTAGGCGAAAGTGGGCAACGATATATGGAAGCAGCGCAATACTTCCAAAACATAGATTACGAACTGGCGGAATTAACACAAGCATTAGGACTCAAAGAGCCTGCATTAGCTCATTATCTTAATCTGTTAAATGCCAAGATTGATTATTTATGTCGTCAAATGCTGATGACACGTAAAGTACAGCTGCGTAAAGTCAATATCAGCTTAGGTGGTATGGCCTTTAGAACAAGTGAACTTATAAAAGAAAAAACCACCTTAAAAATTGTTATTTATACTAAACCCAAGATGATCCCTATCATCGTCGATGCGACAGTAGTCTATAGCCAATATCAAGCAGAAACCCATTATCGCACTTCCGTTGCATTTGGTGGATTGACGAGTGAACAAGAGCAATTACTTTCTCAACATATTTTACAGGCGCAAGTAAAGAGTCGTGCAGATTAACGGGTACAGTAGCTTTGAATCTCTTTTTTCAGGATAATGTATTTCCCTGATAAAAAACTCTTTAGAAGCTCGCTGTGGAGAGCCGGTGTTAAGAGGAGTGGAAGAATAACCCCAAGGTGCACACAAGTGCATAAAAATTCGATCGCGGTGCTAAAAACGCAATTGCTCTCTGCAAGAAAGTGATGAAAGAGGCCTAAAATATGGATAAAACATGAGCAGAATTATATTTTGTTGTAAATTAAAAGAAGAAGCAGAAGGCATGAAAAAACCTCCTTTTCCGGGATCTCTAGGTGATAAAATATTTAATGAAGTTTCTCAAAAAGCCTGGAATATGTGGTTAACTCATCAAACCATGCTCATTAATGAATACAGGCTTAATCTACTGGAAGCCAACTCGCGCGAATTTTTAAAAGAGGAAATGCAGAAATACTTTTTTGGCGAAGGTTCTGAGAAACCATCTGGCTATAGGACGCAAGAATAAAGGAAGAATATATGTTTCACGAACTACTGCTCATTAATCCTGAAGTAGAAGAAGCAATCCATAACCGAAAACCTGTAGTTGTACTAGAATCTACAATTATTTCACATGGAATGCCTTACCCTGATAATTTATCTACAGCTATTCAGGTAGAAGCTATTGTTCGTGAACAAGGAGCCGTACCCGCTACTATTGCTCTTTACCAAGGCCAAATTCATATTGGCCTTAGTCAAAAAACTATGGAGCATCTTGCTGAAGACAAAGAAATAATGAAAGCATCGCGCCGCGATATTGCCTATGTTTTAAGTCGTCGAATGACTGCAAGCACTACTGTCGCCGCAACCATGTTCTGCGCACATCTGGCTAATTTACCCTTATTTGTAACTGGCGGCATCGGTGGAGTTCATCCCGAGGTGGGATCAAGCTTTGATATTTCTGCGGATCTTATGGAACTTGCCAATACACCAGTGACCGTAATTTGCTCTGGAGCTAAATCCATCTTGGATTTACCCAAAACATTGGAGGTTCTAGAAACACAAGGAGTACCTGTTATAGGCTATGCTACCAATGAATTTCCTGCATTCTATAGCCGTTCTAGCGGTATTCCTGTAATTCATCGCTTAGATAGTGTCAAAGAGGTAGCAAAGTTGATGACATACCAACGTATGTTACAAATGAATAATGGAATAGTCATAGCAAACCCGATTCCCGTGGAAGCAGAAATTTCAGACGATGAAATCATGCCCTTTATTCAGCAAGCCCATAAAGAAGCAAAAAATATTAATGGTCAAGCACTCACTCCATTTTTATTAAGAAGAATAGCGGAGTTAACTGCCGGAAGAAGCCTAGAAGCTAATATCGAATTGATTAAAAATAATGCTTTATTGGGCGCACAAATCGCAATTGCCTACCAAAAACAGCTATTTTCAAAAAAAATATAAACAAACACTTGACTCAAAGCTCATCTCGGAGTCTAATAGCAACCCTCGGGGCCAGATAGCTCAGTCGGTAGAGCAGAGGATTGAAAATCCTCGTGTCGGTGGTTCGATTCCGCCTCTGGCCACCATGTAAATCAATAGGTTACGTGGTGGTTCCCGAATTCACTAAAATTTCATGTAGACACAATGTAGGGCTATTTCTCATTTAATGGGGAAGCTTTAATCAACCGCAGAGCACCTTAACACACACTCTATAATTTTCAAAATTCCTAAATCCATAGTTTATTCATAGACATAAGAAACCCCGTCAATTGATTACTCAATTCGGCATACTGCAGTCCGGTTGAATCCATGCACCTTGAACATCAATTGACTTTCTATAGGTCTCTTTGAGGGATTAGAAAATCGAAGATACTTCAACTCCTAAACGTTGATAGTTCTTTATGAACCAGGAAAGCTTTTTAAAACTAACGAGTGAGTATTGATCCAGATTAAAAATAATGTCAAGAGTTACAAATTAAATAGTAATAAACGCTGTAAATAGGTCCATTGAGAAGAAAAAAAAGCTCTGTATACAACCGGTTGTCCCACCTGTCCCACCAATATAATTAGACCGTGGGACAAGTTTTACTCAGTATTTATGGGCATGTTCCACTTATCCCACCTTGTTTTGCCTTGCCAAATGAATACTATTGCTTGGATAACTGTTGATACATGGTGTATACTTTTAATATATACAATGTAGATACGTTAGGTGCACACATGACATTACATGCAAAAATTCAAAAATGGGGTAACGGCTTGGCCTTGCGCATAAGCGGTGCTATGCGTGAAATACCACATCTTAAAGAAGGAACTGAAGTGGATATTGAAGTCACTGAAGCAGGTTTTACTGTTACTAAATCCAAAAAGAGGAACCATTTTCCATTCAAAGAATCAGATCTTCTAAAAGGTTTATCAGCTCAGACTGCCCATGCAGATTTACTTGCCACGCTTGCGCCAAATGAGATTGAGCAATAATGGCTAAATCATACATACCTGAAAGAAATGATATTATTTGGCTAGACTTTGAACCAACAAAGGGGAAAGAAATTGGTAAATATCGCCCTGCTTTGGTCTTGTCTTCTAAAGAATACAATCGTGCAACTGGATTGATTATTTGCTGCCCTATAAGCACTAGTATTCGCGGAGGTACTACCGAAGTTCCAATCGATAATCTTGACGAACCTTCTGTTGTTGCTGCCAGTTTGATTCAAACGCTATCCTGGAACGATCGCAAAGCAAAATTTATTGTTGAAGCCGAACCTTTAGTAATGGAAGAGGTGTTATATAGAATTATTCCCTTGATCGGTGCTGATAGGCTTTTTCAAGAACCTGAGTAAGCACCGTTTTTAGGTGTTCATTGTTTGCGAATAACGAACACCCATTAAATCCCATATTCCTTTAAACTACTTCATCTACGGTTTCTAAATTTCCTGCCATCTGTCGAATCAAATAATCATCTGTTTTCGTAATCGCTCAACATCCCGCATAATATAACATCATGAGTCATTTTATGATTGAGTAATCGCTTTACAAATCAAGGCTCTCTGCTGTAGTAGCAAAGGTTCTTCTTAAGTCATGAACAGTAAAGGTCACTCCTGATAATTCAGCTACTTTTAACATGGCTTTTCTGAGTAAAAGTAATAAACTTTAAGCAAAGCATCACGTTTCACGGTCATCTAATAAAATATTCTAATCACTCTTTTGTGTGGGTATAGGCGCTAAAAAAAGAGTTTAGCCACCTTACTCCACAAAGAGCTAAAACCGTTTTTCTCACTGAGCCATCCTCAAGATTAACAGAATATCTTCTCATTGATGAGAGAGGTAGGAAGCACTTGGAGCTTAATCTACTTTCCACTGAGGGATACTCTGACAAAAAAGCGGCCATAAGGTATTTGTTACAAATGCAAAAAATAAGGACAGATATGCATCAAAATATACGTTAACAGCCAAATTGGCTAAGGTTGAGAAAATCTTCTCGTCTAATAATGTCGCAAGTATCTTCTTTGGAGAAGTATACTATGACCGCATCTCCACACCGTAAGTTACGCAACAGCTGCTTTTTCTTCATCTGAATATCGATTTCATACTCCCCATAATCGGTACCTTGGCGGGTAATGATATCAATAATTAAATTTTCTAAGGCTTCTTCGCTTAGTAACGTGTGATCAATTTTAATCATGTTGTGCCTTAGGGATGTCATTATTCATAGTTTGTAGACTATGCAGTTTTTTTATCTCAAGCATCATCCTTTGCATTCAGTTTTTAATTCAGGCATTTCTATTTCAATTATGAGTTTATATAGAAGGATTTATTTATTCAATATAATGATCATTAGGGATTGCTCCCCTACCCTAATAAATCAACAGAAACACCTTATGTAAACTGTATGGGGCTCTTTATATTAAGGTAGGAAATTTACCGGCTGCAGCCTACACTACTAAAAAGTTATAGGCATGCCGCGGGCAATTTCGTACCTTCCAACAACAAACCGCTAACAAATATCCATCTAATCTTCCAATAATTTTTGTCTTGTGTTGAAAAAACAACAAAATCCGCTTGTTAATGGTTCCTTAAGGTTACTTTTTTATAATGAAGCTCGCAAATTACACATATTATTTTTAGGTTGTACAGAATAATTTAATTATAAGGATTATTAATCCATGACTCGTATCCACCTATTACAATTAATCGACATCTGTAGTCAAATTAAAAGTTATATTGAGAATATAAACGTAGAGTCTGAATCAAATCTAGAACTTAAAAACATCTCTCAAAGCTTAGATAACCAAATAAAAAACCTTTATAGCTTGCAAGTAATGGCTACTCGAAAAATTCTCAATGGAGAAAATATTATCGAACCTCGCTGCAAGGAGAGACTTAATGAAGCAACAAATAAAACGTCTCAAATACTTCAGGAAATATCGGATCTTATTCAACGGATTAAAACTGTTGCTACGACGAGAAGTGTTAGAACAAGTGCTCCTGATGGTTTTCTCAGCCAACCTAAGGAATTAAGCGTTGAAACTTTATTTAGTGACTTTATAAAGAATATTAATGAAACATATAAGATGATTGATTTAGAAGACCCCAACTTAGCTGAGAATTGTCAAATAGATTATTTAGTATATACACAAGAGCTATTTCAAAAATCTCCAGAGCAATTTGCAACATTCAAAAATGATCCACTTTCTACGGAGCAAAAAACTAAAATAATCGACTATTTTTACAAATTTAGGTACGCCATGTTAAAAAACAAGGAGCCGCTAATTAATTTTAACGGGAGAAAATCCGTCGGAGTGATTGCACTGCACGTGCTATATGGACAATTCGGCTTTGATCACTTTAATAATTTTTCGGAAGCACAAAAAAATGAATTAATCCGAGAGTGTGATAATTTACCGTCCTCTCCAATTAACTTAGGTGAAAAAATATCTTTTGAAGAGTTCTTTGCTGCTTTTTATAATCCTGAAATAAAAGCTAATGAGTTTGGAATTGACATTAATGATCACACACAAATTTATGCCACAAAATTATTAATTAGTGCTGTCTTGACTTCAGGTATCGAAGTAAAAAATGATAACTATATGGATAGTACATTTAATCGTTCTACTAACCCTTACAAAGTATCAACACAAAGATACCGTGATTTTCTTTGTGAGGTAAATGAAAAAGGCGATTACCTCATCAAAGTCAGACATAAATTACTTCTAGATAATGACCCCATTCAAAAACATGATCTTAATAAGATGTCATCATCCCCTCTCGATCTCCTCTTGGCCCATACTTATTTTCAAACGGGAGTATGGGGGACAATGACATCCCATGATCCAATAACAAAGCAAAAGATCACAAAAGAGTTGTGGCAAAATAGAGAAGAACATAGACAATTAATCAATAAAGAACTAACTCGCTTATATAACGATCCCAAAACTAATCTTGTAATAGCGGCATTAGGTATCGCTCTACATGAAGCAAAGGCAAATATACTATTTTCAGGGAGCAATCTCCATTGTGGTTCATTAGGCAGAGAACGTGGGAAAGGAGCTGGAACTGCTGGATTCTATGACAGCTTAAATAAAGTTATTATTTCTAATTCAATTATTAATTCCTACAACAATAATATAGATTCAACTCATATAGGAACACTTATTCATGAAGGATTACACTTCCTATTTGACCATATTCTCAAAAGAGAATCATCGCCTGTAATAGCAGGAAGTGAGGAAGAAAGAGAATTAGATAGAGCAATAATAGAGGATCAAAAATATCGAAAAACTTTAGATGAGAATACATTAACAAGTAGTGAACGTTCTGTATGGACTACTGTAGTACACCACTTAGAAAAAGAACCTTCTTATAAGCTTGATTCCACTAATATTGATAATTGCATTTATAAGACGGGTCACACCATGCGTGTAGAAATCATTGTTCGCCCGATGGAGCAAATTGCATTTGGTATATCAGAAAATGCTATCAAAAAAGTTATGCCTACTGTTTACAGATTTTATAAAGAAAAATGCGTTCCCCTTTTGGAGCAATATGTAAACTCAAATCAGTTGAAAGAAAAAGGTAGAGAGCAACACATCGAGCGTGAACAACAACTGCGTGAACAACAACTGCGTGAACAACAACTGCGTGAACAACAACTACGTGAACAACAACTGCGTGAACAACAACTGCGTGAACAACAACTGCGTGAACAACAACTGCGTGAACAACAACTGCGTGAACAACAACTGCGTGAACAACAGCTGCGTGAACAACAACTGCGCGAACAACAACTGCGCGAACAACAGCTACGTGAACAACAACTGCGCGAACAACAACTGCGCGAACAACAACTGCACGAACAACAACTGCGCGAACAACAACTGCGCGAACAACAACTGAGTGAACAACAACTACGTGAACAACAACTACGTGAACAACAACTACGTGAACAACAACTACGTGAACAACAACTACGTGAACAACAACTGAGTGAACAATTGCACAAACAGCATCGTAAAATATTTATAAGTTCAACGGAACTGAAGATCAACAACATACTGGACGAACTATCACGAAAAATTGGCGATATTGATCAGCATCATTTTAAAGAAGCTCTCGTTACCTCCGAGCGATTATTAAATGCATTGCAAGAAGCCAAGATCAACTACTTAATTGAGCTTAATAATTTGGACATGAATATTACAAATGTAAATAAAGGGTTTGAAAATACATGTAAAGCCTTGATCGATAAAGCAAGACCGATGTTGGAAAGGGATTTGGACTGGGGGACTTATCTAACCAATCTATTAAAAGTAATTGCTAATGCAATTATTTGGGTAGCCTCCTTTGGACAGGCTAACAGCTTCTTCAAGCAAGAGCGGTCTGAATCAATTAAAATAGTTGAAGCAGTAGAACAAGAGTTAAAACTTTAGAGAGGAGGTGTAATAAACCAGGTGATTACACTTCCAATCCCTTTTATTCGCTAACACCTCTTTGGTTCTTAGACTAATGAGATCTCGCTCAACTTCGGCAAAGAGTGAAAACAGGATAATCATCACTTTTGATGTCATATCATGTTACCTCCTGTCTAAGTTCTGCTTAATGACAATCACACGCACTTGTTTTTTGATTAACTCATTAACTAAGCCTATGACCTCCCCTGTGCTTCGACCCAATCGACTTAGTTCGGTGACAATTAGTGTGTCGGCATCGTCTAATGTTATTTCTATTGACTCCACTTTGGTTTCATTTGATTGAGCTAAAAAGAGAACCGTTTCATTACGTACGCATTGAAAAAGAAACGCGCTACTATGCAAAGATGGATGGTATCTTTCATTGGATGCAACATTTTTTGGATACCTCCTCTGTGTTATTTCTTAATGAGAGCCTCAATGGGGAATGAGGGAAAAAAGTATGAGTAATTCGGACAGCTGTTTCTTGCTCTTCAGTGGATAAATTTGTATAAGCTTCTTCAAGCCCAAATGAGCGTATTGGGGACTTATTATTATTGCAATATGTTTTCATTAAAAACAGACAAAGCAAGATGCAATTAAATGGGCATTCATTAACATCGGCCGTGTAAATTAGAATAGTTAAAATAAGGTTATGATCAAGTTTGTATAAGTTGCTCGTGTTTTGCCTATGTCCCTGTAATAAAGTAGCTCCAGCTTGTTTGAAAAGAGCTATTTTTCGCAAATAGCTCTTTTCATTTTGATTGTAAATTCCACACAATTTTATTTGTTCTTCATTTTCTATTCCAGTATTCATCAATACCGCTTGATGAATGGTTTTATTTGCTCTTAATAAATCAAGACAGTCTTCATTCAGATGATTGAAACTTAAATTCAACTGTTTGATATTGGGGAATTTACTGCTTAGGGCTTCCATTAAAATAATAAGTCCCTCTTTAGTAATCGGATTTTTTGATAAATTGAGACCTTTTAAAAAGGGATAATGCATTAACTGTTCTGTAATTGATTTTAAATCTTGATTAGTAATTTCCTGATTGTACAAGTTAAGAATATTTGCTTTAGAAATATGAGCTGCAAGCGCTTTGCTTTCGATCGCCATGGTTGGAATTCCTTTAGTCAATTTTTCGACTGTTAATATTATCTTAATATTGATCATATAGCATAATAAATATACTAAGTGATTTTAGATAATATGGCTATGATTATTTAATTTTACCATGAATAACTCATTTTTCTGACCAAGAGGTGCACCATGTTCAATAAACTTTTCAAAACAAAGCCTCATGTAAAAAATGTTAATTTCTCAATTGGTGAATTAATTGGGGCACTGAATCAACGGTGTTCTGCTAGTCATGGTCAACAACAGCAAGAGACTATCCATGATCCGGAAAATATGCTGCGAGAACACATTAATACTTATAATCAATTAAAGAACCTGAATATAGATACAGCAAAAGAAAACTATAGCCTCACAAACATTTGTATTGATCTCTATAGAAATAAGCCTGAAATCAAGATTTATAAAAATAAAAAGCAAATCGCTTTATTGGGAGGCATTATAGCGGAACAAACGGAAGGTCAATTAAGGTGGTTGCAAGAAACCATGGAGTCATTGGCAGGAGAAAAACCAATACAGGGCGAATATTTTTCATACCTTGCAGGGCAAAATGTCACTAACAGCGGGGGAAATATGGTTGAATTACTTTGTAAATCCGCGAATGTCAACTGGATTCCCCAATTTTCAACTAAAGATAAATCAGCAACAATCAGTGCTGATGAAAACGGAATTAACTATTTTATTAAAATACCGATTCGGTCTATTAAAAATTTTCACAACATTGAAACACCGGTTATAGCTAATCTTGACTCACCTATAGGATATGTCTCTATTCACCTACAAGTATCTATGGATAAACAGAATCAACCCTGCCACCGTATTACCTACAGCCTTGAATCCAATAATGAAGAGTTTAGGAAAAAAATAGTGCAACCTTTATATGATGATCTTCAGAAAGCATATAAACATGGGATGAAAACGAAAGAAATAGAAACATTAGAAAGTGATGTTACTTCTTCAAAAAAACTGCAATAACGAGCCTGTATTAGCGAAGTGTAATAGGCCTGATGGGTATAGGTAGACCCTGTTTTCGATCAACATTAGGAGGTTCGGTCGGGAGCCTGACGCAAAGAACCAGTTGATGTTTGAAATTCACATCACTTGGTAACCTGTTAGTCTGCATCTGATCAATCGCTAAAGATGCTTAATTATACATAATGTCAATTTACCGATGTCTCTTTAACGTGTATCAGTCGATAAATTAGTATTGCCGCGCGCTGCGTCTGAATGGGTAACGAATCAATATTCAGTGTTTCTTTTGTTGAATGAGCCCCTGTCCCTAACGCACCCAATCCTGCCAAATCGGCAGATACTATAGATGCTATATGAGAAATATCACCAGCACCGCGAACTCCTGGATCAAGAGGCTTAATTGCCCCATATTCTAAATCGTTACTTACACGACTATACTTTTTCAATAGCTCTAAATTACTAGAACTGGGCGGCATGGCAGGAATTCCATCTTGAAAATTAATTGAGGCAGTAGTGCCAGGTAAATGTTTTTTCACGATTGCTATAATTCGCTTCTCTGCATCTAATTTTTGATGAACAGTTAAAAACCGTAAGTCTCCTTTTGTCATCGCGGTTCTGGCAATGACATTACCTTTCCCGAAAGCCGAACCTTGCGACTTACTTTTGTCATAACTAATAGTCGTTCCCCCAAAAATAAGTCCCGGACTAAAAGATAAATATTTTTCTTCTGAAAGTTGTGTGAGCATGGTGTTAAGGATGCGTGTTAACTCAAAAATAGCTCCGTAGCCAGCTGATTTCTGAAAAATTTCGGAAGAATGAGCCTCATTTCCTTGCGTTTCAAGCATCCAATTAGTAATACCTCTACGAGCAATGGTTGCTGTGTCAGAAGTAATAGCCCACTCAAAATCTAAAGCAATATCACTCTTCCGCGCAGCCTCAAATAATGGTTTTCTTGAAATGGATGTTGGTTTTCCAGAGTCTTCTTCATCGCCAGTTAACACAACAGTAATGGTAGCATTATCGAGAGCATGAGCAGCTTGCAACGCTTTTAATGCATAGAGAATAACAAGATCTCCTCCTTTATCATCAATTACACCAGGCCCTGTGGCAATATTTCCATGTCGCTCAAATTTTTGAAACAGACTATCCTTTGGGAAAACTGTATCTAAGTGACCTATGAGCAGTAGTCTCTTCCCAGTTGTACCTTTGCGCTCTATAATCAAGGATCCTGCTCGATGCATATTAGCAGGTTCTTCTACCCATCGCGTTTTAAATCCTAGTTGTTCAAATTGCGATCGTAAAATTTCTCCAACCAGGTGAACCCCGTCAATATTAGCAGTACCACTATTAATATTGACTAATTTTTCTAATAAAGAAAGCTGTTCATCTTTTTGTTGAGTTATATATTTACTAATTTGTTTTTCTACAGCAGATAGTGAAGCTGCTTGGGTTGTTGAAAAAAATAGCATTCCAGCTATTGAAAATAATATGAATTGCAGCCTGGTTATCATCATAAGCCTTATGAAATCGAGCCAACTTCCAAACAATAATAACATCAATTTGTCGTCGCTTTGCTTGATTGATTAATTTTGTCCGTTTCGGACGGTCTTTAGCTCCTGACCCAATTTCAGTAATTTCACTTTCAATAGGCCAATCCCGAGCTTTGGCATATTTTTTCATAGCCTCAAATTTGCATGTCCAATGTGTGTTGGTCATGCGTTGAAAAACCGGCATAAACTCCTGCCTTCATACTAGGCCAAAAATACCTGAGATTGGTCTGTCGGAAGCCCTTTAAATATAAGGTTCTAAAATCTTGATTTTATCATGGCCATAAACCAGTGTTTTCAGCCGCATTAAAGATAACCAAACTTCAATATGACTGCAATACATGAAACTGCCTATCCCAGGTTAAAACCACATCCCAGGCCAACAGAGGACGAGAAAAACTTCAACCAACGTTCGATGAGGTAATTCTGATGGAAGAAAGCACACCTCAGCATCAATGATCAATAAATTATAATCTATCAATAACAGTGGGAAAAACCTGACGTTATGCCTTTGGCAAACCCAATACCGGATTACAATTACAAACCTGAATGACTTTTACTATTGAACCAATGCTCAATTTGGGTAGGAAAGAGGTCAGGACTTTAGGAGATGGTTGGACTATTGTCACAAAAGATCATAAATTATCTGCACAATGGGAACATACTATTTTAGTAACAGATGATGGATATGAGGCACTTACCTTAAGACCAGATGAACAACTATAGACATCTATCGTATTAAGATAATAACTCAAGATGCTTTAATGACTTTGATTTCGAGATAAGCTTTTAACTAACTACGCTCAAGCGTCCTTACGCGCTCATAAAATTATTATTGAATGTCCCACTTGTCCCATATGTTCCATCAATTTTGTATGGAATGTCTTAAATATAATTTAACCTGAAATTTAAGCTCTACAACAAGAGGTTGGTCTATGATTAATCTCACATTTTATATGGATTTCCCGGAATATCACATTTAGGTATGAAAAATGCAGACCAGTTAATAAATAGCCCGCGCTTTGGAGAACTTTTAGAAAATTTAATCTATATGGAATTACTTAAGCAAAACAGTTGGTCAGAAGAGAAGGTAGAGTTATTATATTTTCGAGACAAATATCAAAATGAAGTAGATATTGTATTAGAGCGGGATAATCATCAGATCATAGGGGTTGAAATCAAAGCATCAACAACTATAAATATGCACGACTTTAAAGGATTAATAAAGTTAGCAGAATTTAATCCTTCAAAATTTCAATATGGTGTCATTTTTTATTCTGGAAAAGAGATATTACCTTTCTCGCAAAATGAAATTAAATTATTCGCCTTACCGATAAGTTTGTTTATCAAGCCGAATAAAAAGAAAGAGGATGCACCCAAGGAGAAAAGTTAGATAAAATATCATCAGTAAAAAGCACTCCAGATAATTCAGCTACTTTTAGCATGGCCTCTCTGGGTTACATTATAAGGCCAGTTTTACTTGGAGCCGGATGGAATAAAAAGCTTCTTTGCTAAAGAACGCACATCCCCTCTTCGAGGAAACTGCTAAGGAATTTTCTCAAAACATTCAATTCATTGCCATGCCTCGAAAAGGTAGAAAAAGTAAAAATATACCTAGAAAAATAGCCATGTATATTGCAAAAAAGGTTTACGATTATCGGTTTAAAGGAAATTGCTAAGGCTTTTGGATTGACACACTATGCGGCGATTGCAAATGCCATTTTTACACTTTCTAACAAATTAGCAGAATATTCTGAGATTAACTTAAAATTAAATACTATTATCAAAAGACTTGCCCCCTAATCTACAGTAAAATCTCATGTAATTTCTATACCGTAAACCCTTTATTAAGAATTTAAATAATTTGTAGGCTATTAAGTATGAAACCTCTTGCACGTGGATATATACATCTAGCTGCATTTTTTATTGCTCTTTGTGCATGCACTATACTAATCATCTACAGCAAAGAGGCTTGTGCCATTTTTGCCAGTGTAATATATAGTATAAGCCTTATTGGACAATATGGTGTCAGCGCGCTTTATCATACCCGCATGTGGAGTCGGCAAAAATATTTATTACTGAGACGCATTGATCATGCGGCTATTTTTGTTTTAATCGCAGGAACAGCAACTCCCATTTGTCTACTTAAGTTAAAGAACGCGTCTGGATTGCAGCTTTTATCCATCCTTTGGCTAATAGCAATAATTGGAATGTTCATGACGACCATATGGACTCACGTACCAAAATGGACTAGAGCGCTTCTTTATGTTGCCATGGGTTGGATTGGAGTTCTCTATTTTCCCGAAATTAAATCTTCGCTAAACACAACAAATATACAGTTATTAGTAATAGGAGGAGTTGCCTATACACTAGGTGCTATGATCTATGCTTTTAAGTGGCCGGATCCCTTTCCTAGCATCTTTGGATATCATGAAGTCTTTCATGTTTTAGTTGTCTTGGGGAGTGGATTTCATTTTTGTCTTAACTATAATATAGCAACCTAATTCTGTATCTAAGTTTCGCCATCGATTGGCGAGCTCGCTCAAAATAAATGTTACCCAAAATAGGAAAATTTTGATTCGTTGCCTCAGTTATCGCTTCCTGTATCCTCCTTTGTGCTGGTGGCAGACTGTCCTCAGCATATCAAAAATTTTTTCAAAAAAAACTTTTG
This Legionella fallonii LLAP-10 DNA region includes the following protein-coding sequences:
- a CDS encoding recombinase family protein, yielding MESIEITLDDADTLIVTELSRLGRSTGEVIGLVNELIKKQVRVIVIKQNLDRR
- the trhA gene encoding PAQR family membrane homeostasis protein TrhA, yielding MKPLARGYIHLAAFFIALCACTILIIYSKEACAIFASVIYSISLIGQYGVSALYHTRMWSRQKYLLLRRIDHAAIFVLIAGTATPICLLKLKNASGLQLLSILWLIAIIGMFMTTIWTHVPKWTRALLYVAMGWIGVLYFPEIKSSLNTTNIQLLVIGGVAYTLGAMIYAFKWPDPFPSIFGYHEVFHVLVVLGSGFHFCLNYNIAT
- a CDS encoding M20/M25/M40 family metallo-hydrolase; amino-acid sequence: MLFFSTTQAASLSAVEKQISKYITQQKDEQLSLLEKLVNINSGTANIDGVHLVGEILRSQFEQLGFKTRWVEEPANMHRAGSLIIERKGTTGKRLLLIGHLDTVFPKDSLFQKFERHGNIATGPGVIDDKGGDLVILYALKALQAAHALDNATITVVLTGDEEDSGKPTSISRKPLFEAARKSDIALDFEWAITSDTATIARRGITNWMLETQGNEAHSSEIFQKSAGYGAIFELTRILNTMLTQLSEEKYLSFSPGLIFGGTTISYDKSKSQGSAFGKGNVIARTAMTKGDLRFLTVHQKLDAEKRIIAIVKKHLPGTTASINFQDGIPAMPPSSSNLELLKKYSRVSNDLEYGAIKPLDPGVRGAGDISHIASIVSADLAGLGALGTGAHSTKETLNIDSLPIQTQRAAILIYRLIHVKETSVN
- a CDS encoding recombinase family protein produces the protein MPVFQRMTNTHWTCKFEAMKKYAKARDWPIESEITEIGSGAKDRPKRTKLINQAKRRQIDVIIVWKLARFHKAYDDNQAAIHIIFNSWNAIFFNNPSSFTICCRKTN
- a CDS encoding DUF4143 domain-containing protein: MKNADQLINSPRFGELLENLIYMELLKQNSWSEEKVELLYFRDKYQNEVDIVLERDNHQIIGVEIKASTTINMHDFKGLIKLAEFNPSKFQYGVIFYSGKEILPFSQNEIKLFALPISLFIKPNKKKEDAPKEKS